One region of Methanomassiliicoccus luminyensis B10 genomic DNA includes:
- the thsA gene encoding thermosome subunit alpha produces the protein MGMGGTPILLFEEGTKREQGKDAQYDNIRAAMTVADAVKSTLGPRGMDKMMISSAGDVIITNDGITILKEMDVQHPAARMMVEVARTLDEEAGDGTTTAAVLAGELLKKAIGLIDSNIHPTVIASGYRMASERAIEVLGTLGIATATDDTAALSKVAMTAMMSKAVTGSREHLADLAVKAVGAVAEVVGNRRSVDLGNIQIVKRQGGSMESSELVQGVILDRGPALRSMPKAVKDAKIALLSSALEVRKTEVSAEIKITETSQRRAFLEEEEASLRRMAGRLRRAGANVVISQKAIDDRIQNILVKEGVVAVQNVKAPDLEKLSKATGANIVDRPSELEPGDLGSARSVEARKVEDGELTFVTGCKDPKAVALLLRGGTAHVVDEVDRSLDDALNVVRLAVEDGQAVTGGGSTAVELSMRLRDYADSVGGREQMVVSAFADALEVVPATLAENAGLDPIDMLVELRNAHQGGKVNVGVNLLTGKASDMRRENVLEPMRANRQIISSAAEAAIMIIRIDDVISAKGSPRQESIGPE, from the coding sequence ATGGGCATGGGTGGAACCCCCATATTGCTGTTCGAGGAAGGCACCAAGAGGGAGCAGGGAAAGGACGCGCAGTACGACAACATCAGGGCCGCCATGACCGTGGCCGACGCGGTCAAGAGCACCCTGGGCCCGCGAGGAATGGACAAGATGATGATCAGCTCCGCCGGGGACGTCATCATCACCAATGATGGCATCACCATCCTGAAAGAGATGGACGTCCAGCACCCCGCCGCCAGGATGATGGTGGAGGTCGCCAGGACCCTTGACGAGGAGGCCGGGGATGGCACCACCACCGCCGCGGTGCTGGCGGGCGAGCTGCTAAAGAAGGCCATCGGCCTCATCGACTCCAACATCCACCCGACCGTGATCGCCAGCGGGTACAGGATGGCCTCGGAGAGGGCCATTGAGGTCCTGGGAACGCTCGGCATCGCCACGGCCACGGACGACACCGCGGCGCTCAGTAAGGTCGCCATGACTGCGATGATGAGCAAGGCGGTCACGGGCTCGAGGGAGCACCTGGCGGACCTGGCTGTGAAGGCGGTAGGAGCGGTCGCGGAGGTCGTCGGGAACCGCCGGTCGGTGGACCTGGGCAATATCCAGATCGTGAAGAGGCAGGGCGGCTCGATGGAGAGTTCCGAGCTAGTGCAGGGCGTCATCCTGGACAGGGGCCCGGCCCTTCGCTCGATGCCAAAAGCGGTGAAGGATGCCAAGATCGCCCTCCTGAGCTCGGCACTGGAGGTCAGGAAGACCGAGGTCTCCGCCGAGATCAAGATCACCGAGACCTCGCAGCGCCGGGCCTTCCTGGAAGAGGAGGAAGCCTCCCTTAGGCGGATGGCCGGCCGGCTGAGGAGGGCCGGGGCCAACGTGGTCATCTCGCAGAAGGCCATCGACGACCGCATCCAGAACATCCTGGTCAAGGAGGGTGTCGTGGCGGTGCAGAACGTAAAGGCGCCGGACCTGGAGAAGCTGTCCAAGGCCACCGGGGCCAACATCGTGGACCGGCCCAGCGAGCTGGAGCCCGGGGACCTGGGAAGTGCAAGGTCCGTCGAGGCTAGGAAGGTCGAGGACGGCGAGCTCACCTTCGTCACCGGGTGCAAGGACCCCAAAGCGGTCGCGCTGCTGCTCCGCGGGGGCACCGCCCATGTGGTGGACGAGGTGGACCGCTCATTGGACGATGCCCTGAACGTCGTCAGGCTGGCCGTCGAGGACGGACAGGCGGTCACGGGCGGCGGCTCCACCGCAGTGGAGCTTTCGATGAGGCTGCGGGACTATGCAGACTCGGTGGGCGGCAGGGAGCAGATGGTGGTGTCCGCGTTCGCCGATGCGCTGGAGGTGGTGCCGGCGACCCTGGCGGAGAACGCTGGGCTGGACCCCATCGACATGCTCGTCGAGCTGCGCAACGCTCACCAGGGGGGGAAGGTGAACGTCGGGGTGAACTTGCTCACCGGCAAAGCATCGGACATGCGAAGGGAGAACGTGCTGGAACCGATGAGGGCCAACCGGCAGATCATAAGCTCGGCCGCCGAGGCCGCCATAATGATAATCCGCATCGACGATGTGATCTCCGCAAAAGGATCCCCCCGCCAGGAGAGCATCGGCCCGGAGTGA
- a CDS encoding ArsR/SmtB family transcription factor, with translation MRRKAVTCSCETVPHDVIEKVDRAMLPASEVNGLSAIFKIIGDPTRIRIMWALNESELCGCELAAVLGTTRSAVSHQLRTLRDAKLVKFRREGKNVYYSLDDQHVTDIVRLALAHLNHE, from the coding sequence ATGAGGCGCAAAGCCGTCACATGTTCCTGCGAGACCGTCCCCCACGATGTTATAGAGAAGGTCGATCGGGCCATGCTGCCCGCTTCTGAAGTAAACGGCCTCTCCGCGATATTCAAGATAATCGGTGACCCGACCCGCATCCGCATCATGTGGGCCTTGAACGAATCAGAATTGTGCGGGTGCGAACTGGCGGCTGTGCTCGGCACGACCAGGTCCGCTGTGTCCCATCAGCTCAGGACATTAAGGGACGCGAAGCTGGTGAAGTTCAGGCGCGAAGGAAAGAACGTGTACTACAGTTTGGACGATCAGCATGTGACCGACATCGTCAGATTGGCCCTGGCCCACCTTAACCACGAGTGA
- a CDS encoding SDR family NAD(P)-dependent oxidoreductase: MKTMVIAGAGKGLGLSLAKRFGEEGFQIALVARNAENLQSMTAGLKEKGIEASYFIADVSNKDQMQKAVSDIKAKYGRIDVMEFSPASRGTMPATALEVTAENTREYFENVVIGAINVVNSIVPDMVERGEGALLFTSGLSAMYPIPMLSNVGISMAGLRNYVANLHAALSPRGILVVHRPLGVLIKAGTGAVNDPDVIADMWYDAYVKKLDGEEEYPKGVTPKTMMF; the protein is encoded by the coding sequence ATGAAAACGATGGTCATAGCGGGTGCTGGTAAAGGGCTGGGGCTGTCTCTTGCCAAGCGTTTCGGTGAAGAGGGCTTTCAAATCGCGCTGGTGGCACGCAATGCCGAAAATCTTCAATCAATGACAGCTGGGTTGAAGGAGAAAGGGATCGAAGCTTCCTACTTTATTGCTGATGTCAGTAACAAAGATCAGATGCAAAAAGCCGTGTCCGATATAAAAGCAAAATATGGTCGGATTGATGTCATGGAGTTTAGCCCAGCATCAAGAGGCACTATGCCCGCCACTGCATTGGAGGTGACTGCGGAAAACACGAGAGAATATTTTGAGAATGTAGTGATAGGCGCGATTAATGTGGTAAACAGTATCGTTCCAGATATGGTGGAGCGCGGTGAGGGGGCCTTGCTTTTTACCAGCGGGCTATCCGCAATGTATCCCATCCCTATGCTGAGTAACGTCGGCATATCTATGGCGGGATTGCGCAACTATGTCGCCAATCTTCATGCCGCATTGTCTCCTAGAGGGATCCTAGTGGTACACCGCCCATTGGGAGTATTGATAAAGGCCGGGACAGGTGCGGTGAACGATCCAGACGTAATCGCGGATATGTGGTATGATGCATATGTAAAAAAGCTGGATGGCGAAGAGGAATATCCGAAGGGCGTCACCCCCAAAACAATGATGTTTTGA
- a CDS encoding heavy metal translocating P-type ATPase, protein MISADSILVASNQQVEKEFYVSGSDRAGAASEIEAAAMMVPGVKSTHLSPATRRLLVAADTPGFDFSKVEEAITRLGYSVGLESSGRPLRLRVEGMCCANESEMLRKKLKSINGVDKIEINLVSQQADLSYDPALTSVQSIIKAIAETGLKSSPVRSVEEKPAKTWRERIQIISLSICGTLVVIALLMELLHFPQGSTQIVWGAAILVGIYFPAKMGIMGLRTLTLNIRMLMVVGAIGAILLGLWEEAAILVFVYSLGDVLETYAVDRARGAVRALVELAPKEALIRRDGCEVTLPVSEIKVGDVAIVRPGVKVPVDGTVISGTSFIDQSTITGESVPVEKKQGDEVFAGTINQKGSVEVSVAKASNDTTLVKIIHAVEEAQAKKTTYQRFAEKFSKYYTPAMFLLGVAVATVPPAFFGADLESSIYRGLTVFVVSCSCGLALSVPVGIVSSTAKAARNGILFRGGAYIESAQSVRAIAFDKTGTLTIGRPSVTDIVVTDGYSEEEILAIVGAIESRSEHPIAEAIVRRARENGPLDLEHMEHFESISGLGVMAWMNGTEYYLGDPRLFQKMGVPLAGAQDVISRLQKEGKTAVVLGSREGAVGVIAVADRIRPEVPQVIADLKRSGLRVVMLTGDNEEAAKAIASSVGVDEYLAQLLPEAKVDALKKLKEKYGHVAMVGDGVNDAPALATADIGIAMGAAGTDIAIETGDIVLMSDDLSKLPFMLKLSKRATRNIKQNIGASLAIISFLIPAALLGFLSLTLGLFINESGALLVILNALRLLR, encoded by the coding sequence ATGATCAGCGCCGACTCGATATTAGTAGCCTCTAACCAGCAGGTCGAGAAAGAGTTCTACGTAAGCGGTTCGGACCGCGCAGGGGCGGCATCCGAGATAGAGGCAGCAGCAATGATGGTTCCGGGAGTGAAGAGCACCCACCTGTCGCCCGCGACCCGCAGGCTGCTGGTCGCCGCGGACACCCCGGGATTCGATTTTTCGAAAGTGGAGGAGGCCATAACAAGGCTGGGCTACTCGGTAGGGCTCGAAAGCTCCGGTCGGCCTTTGCGCCTAAGGGTGGAGGGAATGTGCTGCGCCAACGAGTCCGAGATGCTGAGGAAAAAACTGAAATCGATCAATGGGGTCGACAAGATCGAGATAAATCTGGTTTCCCAACAGGCGGACCTCTCCTACGATCCGGCCCTGACCTCGGTGCAAAGCATCATCAAGGCCATCGCCGAGACCGGCCTTAAATCGTCCCCTGTCCGGTCGGTGGAAGAAAAGCCCGCAAAGACGTGGAGGGAACGCATACAGATAATCTCCTTGTCAATATGCGGAACTCTGGTGGTCATAGCATTGCTGATGGAGCTGCTCCATTTTCCCCAGGGTTCGACCCAGATCGTATGGGGGGCGGCGATCCTGGTAGGCATCTACTTCCCCGCCAAGATGGGGATTATGGGCTTGAGGACCCTGACCCTGAACATACGCATGCTGATGGTCGTCGGGGCGATAGGGGCCATCCTGCTGGGCCTTTGGGAGGAAGCGGCGATCCTGGTGTTCGTATACTCGTTGGGTGACGTATTGGAGACCTATGCGGTGGACCGGGCGAGAGGGGCCGTGCGGGCACTGGTGGAGCTGGCGCCCAAGGAAGCGTTGATCCGCAGGGATGGCTGCGAGGTCACCTTGCCGGTCAGCGAGATCAAGGTCGGGGATGTGGCCATCGTGCGGCCTGGGGTGAAGGTCCCTGTCGATGGCACCGTCATATCCGGGACCTCGTTCATCGACCAATCGACCATCACCGGCGAATCGGTACCTGTGGAGAAGAAGCAGGGGGACGAGGTTTTCGCCGGGACCATCAACCAGAAAGGCTCCGTTGAGGTCTCCGTGGCCAAGGCGTCGAATGATACCACCTTGGTCAAGATCATTCATGCGGTCGAAGAGGCCCAGGCGAAAAAGACCACATATCAGAGGTTCGCCGAGAAGTTCAGCAAATACTACACCCCCGCCATGTTCCTGCTCGGTGTGGCCGTGGCCACGGTCCCGCCGGCATTTTTCGGTGCAGACCTGGAATCTTCGATCTATCGAGGGCTTACCGTCTTCGTCGTCTCCTGCTCTTGCGGCCTGGCCCTGTCCGTTCCGGTCGGCATAGTGTCCAGTACGGCCAAGGCGGCGAGGAATGGAATACTGTTCAGGGGTGGGGCCTACATCGAGTCGGCGCAGTCCGTCAGAGCAATCGCTTTCGACAAGACCGGGACCCTTACCATAGGGAGGCCGAGCGTGACGGACATAGTCGTCACCGATGGGTACTCGGAAGAGGAGATCCTGGCCATCGTGGGCGCCATCGAATCCCGTTCGGAGCACCCCATCGCCGAGGCCATAGTCAGGAGGGCAAGGGAGAACGGGCCTCTGGACCTTGAGCATATGGAGCATTTCGAGTCGATCTCCGGGCTGGGGGTCATGGCGTGGATGAACGGCACCGAATATTACCTGGGAGATCCAAGGTTATTCCAGAAGATGGGCGTACCTCTGGCCGGGGCGCAGGACGTCATCTCCCGTTTGCAGAAGGAGGGCAAAACGGCGGTCGTACTCGGTTCCAGGGAAGGAGCGGTCGGTGTTATCGCGGTGGCCGACCGGATAAGGCCCGAGGTACCGCAGGTGATCGCTGACCTCAAGAGGTCGGGCCTTAGGGTGGTGATGCTCACTGGGGACAACGAGGAGGCGGCAAAGGCCATCGCCTCATCGGTCGGGGTCGACGAATATCTCGCACAGTTATTGCCCGAAGCGAAGGTGGATGCCTTGAAAAAGCTCAAGGAAAAATATGGGCACGTGGCCATGGTGGGCGACGGGGTCAACGACGCTCCCGCGCTGGCCACGGCAGACATCGGCATCGCGATGGGCGCAGCCGGTACGGACATCGCCATAGAGACCGGGGACATCGTCCTCATGTCGGACGACCTTTCGAAGCTGCCTTTCATGCTAAAGCTGAGCAAGAGGGCGACCAGGAACATCAAGCAGAACATCGGAGCATCGCTGGCCATAATCTCCTTCCTGATCCCGGCAGCTCTGTTAGGGTTCCTGAGCCTCACGCTTGGGTTGTTCATCAACGAGTCCGGCGCGCTTCTGGTCATACTTAACGCGCTGCGGCTCCTCAGATGA
- a CDS encoding serine protein kinase RIO, with amino-acid sequence MPEKEAYAQLEHKIMALRENSRTGDERKTLDEVFDRDTILGIYKLMTDGVVDTIEYPVSTGKEGNVFAAKDYDGKLVALKIYRTSNATFNRISRYIEGDKRFRGIAGSKRKIIMAWASKEFRNLQRLKDAGVNVPTPIRFHRNMVVMKYIGTKNGPAPTLRNVVLEDPQAVYETVIEYMRLAYQEAELVHADLSEYNILYYRKKPVIIDVGQAVLTEHVNAKDFLKRDIENINRYFRSLEVDIMDKEEVFQTVTGAPK; translated from the coding sequence ATGCCCGAGAAAGAAGCCTACGCCCAGCTCGAACATAAGATAATGGCCCTCCGGGAGAACTCCCGGACCGGGGACGAGCGAAAGACGCTGGACGAGGTCTTCGACCGCGATACCATTCTGGGCATTTACAAGCTCATGACCGACGGCGTCGTGGACACCATCGAGTACCCCGTGTCCACGGGCAAAGAAGGCAACGTGTTCGCCGCCAAGGACTACGACGGGAAGCTGGTGGCCCTCAAAATATATAGGACGTCGAACGCCACCTTCAACCGCATCTCCAGGTACATCGAGGGGGACAAGCGGTTCCGGGGCATCGCCGGCTCCAAGAGAAAGATCATCATGGCCTGGGCCAGCAAGGAGTTCCGCAACCTCCAGCGGCTGAAGGATGCGGGGGTGAACGTGCCCACGCCCATACGCTTCCACCGCAACATGGTGGTGATGAAGTACATCGGCACCAAGAACGGGCCCGCCCCGACCCTAAGGAACGTGGTGCTGGAAGATCCGCAGGCTGTCTACGAGACCGTCATCGAGTACATGCGCCTGGCGTACCAGGAGGCGGAGCTGGTGCACGCCGACCTCAGCGAGTACAACATCCTTTACTACCGGAAGAAGCCGGTCATCATCGACGTGGGCCAGGCGGTGCTGACGGAGCACGTCAACGCCAAGGACTTCCTCAAACGCGATATAGAGAACATTAACCGATACTTTAGGAGCCTTGAGGTTGATATTATGGACAAGGAAGAGGTCTTCCAGACCGTGACGGGGGCACCAAAATGA
- a CDS encoding winged helix-turn-helix transcriptional regulator: MERHSECAKAVKQIMDILGGKWSFVIMGELHSGPKRFNELSKTLGISTKSLSDALKSLESNGIVIRIVHPTSPIRVEYGLTEKGRDFEQVFFAMVKWGMKWLKEDEK; the protein is encoded by the coding sequence ATGGAGCGCCATAGCGAGTGTGCAAAAGCAGTCAAACAGATAATGGACATCCTCGGAGGCAAATGGTCGTTTGTTATAATGGGGGAATTGCATTCGGGACCAAAACGTTTTAACGAACTGAGTAAGACCTTGGGGATCAGTACAAAATCCCTTTCAGACGCCTTGAAGAGCCTTGAATCCAACGGGATCGTTATACGTATCGTGCATCCCACTTCCCCAATCAGAGTGGAGTATGGCCTAACAGAGAAAGGACGTGACTTCGAACAGGTCTTTTTCGCCATGGTCAAATGGGGGATGAAATGGCTTAAGGAGGATGAAAAATAA
- a CDS encoding ZIP family metal transporter has protein sequence MADADVFYSALILCLLPAAGYLLGGAIAEGISVSKRALSMALHGTAGIIVSIVSVELLPLILQEEHAAITITFMAMGGIGFLALDSVTSHVSYRVGGRTGEGPGGPWPLYVGVALELFTDGLLIGTGTILSMSLALVLAIGQMISNIPEGLATMISFRSFGTNKRSREVILLTLALPIFLGVTLGYWGLRGQPEIYQLCIIAFAAGLLLTLIAEEIVPEAHRGERDSRINVLILIGSFFLFNLASLYIG, from the coding sequence ATGGCCGATGCCGACGTCTTCTACTCCGCCCTGATACTGTGCCTGCTTCCGGCCGCAGGGTATCTCCTCGGAGGCGCCATAGCCGAGGGCATAAGTGTCTCCAAGAGGGCGCTCAGCATGGCCCTGCACGGGACCGCCGGCATCATCGTCTCCATCGTCTCGGTGGAGCTGTTGCCGCTCATCCTCCAGGAGGAGCACGCCGCCATCACCATCACATTCATGGCCATGGGAGGGATCGGCTTCCTGGCGCTGGACAGCGTCACCAGCCACGTCAGCTATCGGGTGGGCGGCCGGACCGGGGAGGGTCCCGGGGGACCGTGGCCCCTGTACGTGGGCGTAGCCTTGGAGCTGTTCACCGACGGCCTGCTGATCGGCACGGGCACTATCCTCTCCATGTCGCTGGCCCTGGTTCTGGCGATCGGCCAGATGATCAGTAACATCCCCGAAGGCCTGGCGACCATGATCTCGTTCCGGAGCTTCGGGACCAACAAGAGGTCCCGCGAGGTCATCCTGCTGACCCTGGCCCTCCCCATATTCCTCGGTGTGACCCTGGGCTACTGGGGACTTCGCGGACAGCCGGAGATCTACCAGCTATGCATCATCGCGTTCGCCGCAGGGCTGCTCCTCACCCTCATTGCGGAGGAGATCGTTCCCGAGGCCCATAGGGGGGAGAGGGACTCCAGGATCAATGTGCTCATCCTGATCGGATCGTTCTTCCTGTTCAACCTGGCGTCACTCTACATCGGATGA
- the eif1A gene encoding translation initiation factor eIF-1A: MSSYDSEEVNEEITRCPFPNRKEGEMFGVADQLLGASRIKVMCEDGTSRMGRIPGKIRKRMWIREGDLLIVKPWEFQADKADIMYRYTKTQASYLHRRRAIPKNLDVF; this comes from the coding sequence TTGAGCTCATACGATTCCGAAGAAGTAAATGAGGAGATTACCCGGTGCCCGTTCCCCAACCGCAAGGAGGGGGAGATGTTTGGGGTGGCGGACCAGCTTTTGGGCGCTTCTCGCATCAAGGTAATGTGCGAGGACGGCACTTCCCGCATGGGCCGCATTCCGGGAAAGATCCGCAAGAGGATGTGGATCAGGGAGGGCGACCTGCTCATCGTAAAACCGTGGGAGTTCCAGGCCGACAAGGCGGACATCATGTACCGCTACACCAAGACCCAGGCGAGCTATCTCCACCGCCGCAGGGCCATTCCTAAGAACCTCGACGTGTTCTGA
- a CDS encoding NCS2 family permease: MVPGTKAMDATAEESSREVRTDDRPAVMSDNRREILAGATTFMTMAYIIIVNPIILSAAGMPFGPTMVATIIVAGVATLACGLYAKKPFAMAPYMGENAFFAYAVVLGLGVTWNAALGAVFIAGLLFLLISVSGWRKTLLDSIPPFLSAAWGVALGLFLLFIGLANAGIAVPGSPGAPVQIGDLARPEIALVFIGIAVTLFLHLKKVPGSILIGMGAMLALGFLLGGLGIGTDLPSSVPSPFGPIPDWGEVLFQLDIAGALNLTLLPVILVMFMMDFFDTAGTILGLGSKAGMLDEKGRMSGIDRVMQVDAASTVVGGLFGTSTAGTFVESASGLEQGGRTGKTAVVAGLLFLSMLALTPFFGGIPTGFLGIVAAPALVVVGISMMTPIKKIDFDDMPQAITVVLTIAFMLFTFNIGFGLAIGLIAYPLAMVASGRKSELNRTIWLLFALGLMLFAVYPY, encoded by the coding sequence ATGGTCCCAGGGACCAAGGCCATGGATGCCACCGCTGAAGAAAGTTCTCGCGAGGTCCGGACCGATGACAGGCCGGCCGTAATGTCCGATAATCGCAGGGAGATATTGGCCGGGGCCACCACGTTCATGACCATGGCCTACATCATAATCGTCAACCCGATCATCCTGTCGGCCGCGGGCATGCCCTTCGGACCGACCATGGTCGCGACCATCATCGTCGCGGGGGTGGCGACCCTGGCCTGCGGGCTTTATGCCAAGAAGCCTTTCGCCATGGCCCCATACATGGGCGAGAACGCCTTCTTCGCCTACGCGGTGGTGCTCGGGCTCGGGGTCACCTGGAACGCCGCCCTCGGCGCGGTGTTCATCGCCGGCCTGCTGTTCCTCCTGATCTCCGTTTCCGGATGGAGGAAGACCCTTCTGGACTCCATCCCCCCGTTCCTGTCCGCGGCGTGGGGGGTGGCGCTCGGCCTGTTCCTCCTGTTCATCGGGCTGGCCAACGCCGGCATCGCCGTCCCGGGGTCGCCGGGAGCGCCGGTGCAGATCGGCGACCTGGCCCGTCCGGAGATCGCCCTGGTCTTCATCGGCATCGCCGTGACCCTGTTCCTCCACCTGAAGAAGGTGCCCGGTTCCATCCTGATAGGCATGGGCGCAATGCTGGCCCTGGGCTTCCTGCTGGGAGGGCTGGGCATCGGGACCGATCTCCCCTCCTCGGTGCCGTCGCCGTTCGGCCCCATCCCCGACTGGGGCGAGGTGCTGTTCCAGCTGGACATAGCCGGGGCGCTGAACCTCACCCTGCTGCCGGTGATCCTGGTCATGTTCATGATGGACTTCTTTGACACCGCCGGCACCATCCTGGGACTGGGCTCCAAGGCCGGTATGCTGGACGAGAAGGGGAGGATGTCCGGTATCGACAGGGTCATGCAGGTGGACGCCGCATCCACGGTGGTGGGCGGACTGTTCGGGACCAGCACCGCCGGGACGTTCGTGGAGTCGGCGTCGGGGCTGGAGCAGGGCGGGCGGACGGGGAAGACGGCCGTGGTGGCCGGGCTGCTGTTCCTGTCCATGCTCGCGCTGACCCCGTTCTTCGGGGGCATCCCCACGGGATTCCTGGGCATCGTGGCCGCCCCGGCGCTGGTGGTGGTCGGCATAAGCATGATGACCCCCATCAAGAAGATCGACTTCGACGACATGCCCCAGGCCATCACGGTGGTCCTCACCATCGCCTTCATGCTGTTCACCTTCAACATCGGGTTCGGCCTGGCCATTGGGCTGATAGCTTATCCGCTGGCCATGGTGGCATCGGGGAGAAAGAGCGAGCTGAACCGCACCATCTGGCTGCTCTTCGCGCTTGGATTGATGTTGTTCGCGGTGTATCCCTACTGA
- a CDS encoding CDP-alcohol phosphatidyltransferase family protein, whose translation MPSAITTSRVLAVPLFSYTIIREFREASLLILLLLCLTDVLDGYVARKLNATSSAGAYFDAFADFLVVTAALVAFTVNGTYPFWTVLIVIAMFLQFLATSRLWGPVYDPVGKYYGGALFMMVLLTLVFQDSLVYGILFAAFILLTIVSLTSRYLFLFSRWTGSN comes from the coding sequence GTGCCGTCAGCGATCACCACGTCCAGGGTCCTGGCTGTGCCGCTGTTCTCGTACACTATCATCAGAGAGTTCCGGGAGGCCTCGCTGCTCATCCTCCTGCTCCTGTGCCTCACCGACGTACTGGATGGCTATGTTGCCAGGAAGCTCAACGCAACCTCGTCCGCGGGGGCGTACTTCGACGCCTTCGCCGATTTCCTGGTGGTCACGGCGGCGCTGGTCGCGTTCACTGTCAACGGCACGTACCCGTTCTGGACAGTGCTGATCGTGATCGCCATGTTCTTGCAGTTCCTAGCGACCTCGAGGCTCTGGGGGCCGGTCTACGACCCGGTCGGGAAGTACTATGGCGGGGCCCTGTTCATGATGGTGCTTCTCACGTTGGTGTTCCAGGATAGTTTAGTCTACGGTATTCTGTTCGCCGCGTTCATTTTGTTAACCATAGTGTCATTGACAAGCCGTTATCTGTTTCTGTTTAGCCGCTGGACCGGGAGCAACTGA
- a CDS encoding NAD(P)-dependent oxidoreductase, giving the protein MRLTVFGSTGRTGQEIVRQALGRGYAVTAYARNPQKIDFTHPHLTVVPGELSDRDAMKVAVLGADCIISALGPAGPVRDTALSDGVGNMLSAMGECDVSRLVLLSTISSPDSNDHGDLRSKLMVGMVKRSYPGNYAEIVRIGQLVSGSNIDWTLTGYLC; this is encoded by the coding sequence ATGAGACTCACGGTGTTTGGTTCAACGGGGAGAACAGGACAGGAGATTGTCCGTCAAGCATTGGGTCGCGGATATGCGGTGACAGCCTATGCCCGCAACCCCCAGAAGATTGATTTTACACACCCCCATCTGACCGTGGTGCCGGGAGAGCTGAGCGACAGGGACGCCATGAAGGTGGCCGTACTGGGAGCTGATTGCATCATCAGCGCCCTAGGGCCCGCCGGTCCGGTGCGCGATACCGCCCTGAGCGACGGCGTGGGCAACATGCTGTCCGCGATGGGGGAATGCGACGTGAGCAGGCTGGTCCTGCTGTCCACGATAAGCTCTCCTGACTCCAATGACCACGGGGACCTTCGCTCCAAGCTCATGGTGGGCATGGTAAAGCGGAGCTATCCCGGCAACTATGCCGAGATCGTCCGCATCGGCCAGTTGGTGAGCGGTTCCAACATTGATTGGACTCTGACAGGATACCTTTGCTGA
- a CDS encoding flavodoxin family protein, with product MKVLVVYDTVSAAKVTGKVAELVVSGLKESGTAVDSYFVEDAGKANVKDYDCLVVGAPTMAWRPSKRMKEYLAGLKGSDFSGKLAATFDTQFESSVSGNANKHMEKGLTEMGFRIAAPPLISYVANEEKLPKLKAGEEEKALAWGRELAKALPK from the coding sequence ATGAAAGTGCTAGTAGTGTACGATACGGTGTCGGCAGCGAAGGTGACCGGCAAGGTCGCGGAGCTGGTGGTGTCGGGGCTTAAGGAGAGCGGAACGGCGGTGGACTCGTACTTTGTCGAGGACGCCGGGAAGGCCAACGTCAAGGACTATGACTGCCTCGTAGTGGGCGCGCCCACCATGGCCTGGAGGCCGTCCAAGAGGATGAAGGAATACCTGGCCGGGCTCAAGGGGAGCGACTTCTCGGGAAAGCTCGCGGCGACCTTCGACACCCAGTTCGAGTCCAGCGTGAGCGGCAACGCCAACAAGCACATGGAGAAGGGCCTGACCGAGATGGGCTTCAGGATCGCCGCTCCGCCGCTGATATCTTATGTGGCTAACGAGGAGAAGCTCCCCAAGTTGAAAGCCGGGGAGGAAGAGAAGGCCCTGGCCTGGGGCAGGGAGCTGGCGAAAGCGCTGCCAAAGTAA